The following coding sequences are from one Triticum aestivum cultivar Chinese Spring chromosome 5A, IWGSC CS RefSeq v2.1, whole genome shotgun sequence window:
- the LOC123106664 gene encoding uncharacterized protein: MARAGKIPGETGFNLLQRDVALYYKTVPAVVKHSSEALLLVVSNPVDVFPYLALQLSGLGSRRVPSFAPPGSGSSSTSPPPSTHRTCSLFDGFQKKVAYATGLPDTLHICESISKYATKFNGRNPTNEIAIMLGKDSQTTTVSPSTANQFTAAPPQPYGSP, encoded by the exons ATGGCGCGCGCTGGGAAGATCCCGGGGGAGACGGGGTTCAACCTGCTGCAGAGGGACGTTGCCCTGTACTACAAGACTGTGCCGGCCGTGGTGAAGCACTCCTCGGAGGCGCTGCTACTCGTGGTGTCCAACCCCGTCGATGTCTTCCCCTACCTCGCCTTGCAGCTATCAGGGTTGGGTTCCAGGCGAGTGCCGTCATTTGCTCCTCCAGGTTCTGGTTCCTCATCAACGAGCCCCCCGCCATCAACACACAGGACATGCAG TTTGTTTGATGGTTTCCAGAAGAAGGTAGCATATGCAACAGGCCTTCCAGATACTCTTCAT ATTTGTGAAAGTATTTCTAAATATGCTACCAAGTTTAATGGAAGAAATCCtacaaatgaaatagcaataatGTTAGGCAAG GATTCCCAGACCACCACAGTGTCCCCTTCAACCGCGAACCAGTTTACTGCTGCGCCTCCGCAACCTTATGGGTCGCCGTAG